In a genomic window of Telopea speciosissima isolate NSW1024214 ecotype Mountain lineage chromosome 5, Tspe_v1, whole genome shotgun sequence:
- the LOC122663064 gene encoding uncharacterized protein LOC122663064, whose translation MSRDCPKPHQGNSLPTVSPKEPQAKAAVRSLLPALASRTQGWVYSVTNKEARVDPGVIRSVSHSFVSPSFAKKLPIKPKKMAQNLVVSTPTGSKVKLNMNYDPYPVRVCDHRLVASLIVLDMKDFDIILGMDWLSTHRASLTCAERKVLFKLESGVEFVFKGIRREKPKKAIISTLQDQKLLDEGCQCYLASVLDREMKVKPLEEISVGAKVFSKIDLRSGYHQLKIREGDISKITFRSRYGQYEFLVMPFRLTNAPATFMELMNRVFHDVLDKYVIVFIDDILIYSKSEEEHADHLRLVLQRLREKQLYAKFSKCEFWLQQVAFLGHLVSAKGIEVDPGKVKLVVDWETPKNVADIRSFLGLASYYRRFIENFSRISALMRRLT comes from the exons ATGAGCAGAGATTGCCCGAAGCCCCACCAAGGAAATTCACTGCCTACTGTTTCTCCAAAGGAACCTCAAGCTAAGGCAGCTGTTCGCTCTCTTCTTCCTGCCCTAGCCAGCAGAACTCAAGGGTGGGTGTACTCTGTCACCAATAAAGAAGCCCGGGTTGATCCCGGCGTTATCAGAA GTGTATCACACTCCTTCGTATCCCCTTCATTTGCGAAGAAGTTGCCTATCAAACCAAAGAAGATGGCTCAAAACCTAGTGGTTAGTACACCAACGGGCAGCAAGGTCAAACTCAACATGAATTATGATCCTTATCCTGTACGTGTATGTGATCACAGGCTAGTGGCAAGTTTGATAGTCcttgacatgaaggactttgacatcatcttgggaatggattggctgtcCACTCATAGAGCTAGCCTAACCTGTGCCGAAAGGAAAGTCTTGTTCAAACTAGAGAGTGGTGTAGAGTTTGTGTTCAAAGGTATTAGGCGGGAGAAACCCAAGAAAGCTATTATCTCTACTCTTCAAGATCAGAAACTATTGGATGAGGGATGTCAGTGTTACCTGGCATCTGTGTTAGATAGGGAGATGAAAGTCAAGCCTTTGGAAGAGATAAGTGTG GGTGCCAAGGTTTTCTCAAAGATTGATCTTCGATCAGGGTACCATCAGCTGAAGATCAGGGAAGGTGACATTAGCAAGATAACATttagatctcgctatggtcagtatgagttcttggtcatgccCTTCAGGTTGACTAATGCCCCGGCCAccttcatggagttgatgaaccgggtgttccatGATGTTCTAGATAAGTATGTTATCGTCTTCATAGATGACATCTTGATCtattccaagagtgaagaagagcatgcagaTCATCTCCGTCTGGTATTACAACGCTTAAGAGAGAAACAACTGtatgccaaattcagtaagtgtgagttttggctgcAACAAGTGGCATTTTTGGGACATCTTGTTTCCgccaagggtattgaagttgaccctggcaaggtaAAATTAGTAGTTGATTGGGAGACACCCAAAAATGTAGCAGACATTCGTAGTTTCTTGGGTCTAGCAAGCTATTACAGAAGattcattgagaacttctcaagaattTCTGCTCTTATGAGACGACTGACATGA